From Erwinia pyri, a single genomic window includes:
- the rplQ gene encoding 50S ribosomal protein L17, giving the protein MRHRKSGRQLNRNSSHRQAMFRNMAGSLVRHEIIKTTLPKAKELRRVVEPLITLAKTDSVANRRLAFARTRDNEIVAKLFNELGPRFASRAGGYTRILKCGFRAGDNAPMAYIELVDRPEAQAEAVAE; this is encoded by the coding sequence ATGCGCCATCGTAAGAGTGGTCGTCAACTGAACCGCAACAGCAGCCATCGCCAGGCTATGTTCCGCAACATGGCTGGCTCTTTGGTTCGTCACGAGATTATCAAGACGACCCTGCCAAAAGCGAAAGAGCTGCGTCGTGTAGTTGAGCCGCTGATTACTCTTGCCAAGACCGACAGCGTAGCTAATCGTCGTCTGGCATTCGCCCGTACTCGTGATAACGAGATCGTGGCAAAACTGTTTAACGAGCTGGGCCCGCGTTTCGCGAGCCGTGCCGGTGGTTACACTCGCATTTTGAAGTGTGGCTTCCGCGCTGGTGACAACGCTCCGATGGCTTACATCGAGCTGGTTGATCGTCCAGAAGCTCAAGCAGAAGCTGTAGCAGAGTAA
- a CDS encoding DUF1992 domain-containing protein → MWLIDQLVEQHIAEAQKNGDLDNLSGSGKKLQLDDDSHVPQELRAAYRLMKNSGYLPPELEMRREAVELDQLLAGIDPQDHRYEQHVKRLLLLEVKLQQAGMSTTFLRGDYANRVNHRFSGDE, encoded by the coding sequence ATGTGGCTAATCGATCAATTAGTAGAGCAGCACATCGCTGAAGCACAAAAAAATGGCGATCTGGATAACCTCTCTGGCAGCGGCAAAAAGCTGCAGCTCGACGATGACAGCCATGTTCCGCAGGAACTTCGCGCAGCTTACCGTTTAATGAAGAACTCGGGTTATCTCCCTCCTGAACTTGAAATGCGGCGGGAGGCTGTCGAGCTTGATCAATTACTTGCGGGCATCGATCCACAAGATCATCGTTATGAGCAGCACGTAAAGCGTCTTTTACTGCTTGAGGTTAAACTTCAGCAGGCTGGTATGAGTACGACATTTCTGCGGGGCGACTACGCAAACCGGGTCAATCACCGCTTCAGTGGAGATGAATAA